A window of Mucilaginibacter paludis DSM 18603 contains these coding sequences:
- a CDS encoding HD family phosphohydrolase: protein MAATLSTSRQKALMRKYARNVKFFMMLLSIAVIVLALPKQAKFRYEYEKGKIWNQKDLISPYIFAVLKSGEQLKEDQAAATRSITPIYQLDHEAEQQNLDGYKNDFEIKWRNAGLAEKLKQKYFTLGYNLLKEVYDRGVLALNKKYQHGSENYRISVLHNNIDNEVNTAQLYTRETALSYIDQTLSTYKSIDKTFLIGIIQGRLQENLNYDDKLTNRLENEVINSLSLTRGMVQKGELIVAKGSVINQDIYQKLESFRQAFEDNVRVSGNPRLVLLGQVLLVSIVIALLMVFLYLFRKDIYHDNRLVSLILLVVTAMLATLSWSIRVQLPNLYYIPYCIVPIIIRILFDTRLALNIHLLVVLIAGFFVPNSFEFAYYEITAGMVAIYSIKNLIRREQFLISALIIVSNYLVAFLGISFIREGSISSIDWMDFLPFVVSVLLTLLAYPLIYAFEKVFGLTSDITLIELTNTNAPLLRKLAFTAPGTFQHSLQVANLAESAIYSIGGNALLVRAGALYHDIGKMENPLYFIENQNSGFNPHDKLPYQESAQLIIRHVSKGVELARKENIPEIVIDFIRTHHGNTRVDYFYQSYLKNFPEKIIDENTFRYPGPIPFSKETGVLMLADSVEAASRSLHEPNAQAIDALVDRIVEYKLDQEQLKDSDITLKDIETVKMIFKKMLMSIYHVRIDYQNN, encoded by the coding sequence ATGGCAGCAACACTCAGCACTTCGCGCCAAAAGGCTCTGATGCGCAAATACGCGCGCAACGTCAAATTTTTTATGATGTTGCTTAGCATTGCCGTTATTGTTTTAGCCTTACCCAAACAGGCCAAGTTTAGATACGAGTACGAAAAAGGGAAGATATGGAATCAAAAGGATTTGATATCGCCTTATATCTTCGCCGTCCTTAAGTCGGGCGAGCAGTTAAAGGAAGATCAGGCGGCAGCCACCCGTAGCATCACGCCAATTTACCAGCTCGACCACGAGGCAGAACAACAAAACCTGGATGGTTATAAAAATGATTTCGAAATCAAATGGCGCAATGCCGGCCTGGCCGAAAAGCTAAAGCAAAAGTATTTTACCCTTGGATACAACTTGTTGAAAGAGGTTTACGACCGGGGTGTTTTAGCACTCAACAAAAAGTATCAGCATGGCTCCGAAAATTACCGGATCAGCGTTCTGCATAACAATATCGATAACGAAGTCAATACAGCGCAGCTTTACACCCGCGAAACAGCCTTAAGTTATATCGATCAAACCTTGAGCACTTATAAAAGCATCGATAAAACTTTTTTAATAGGCATTATACAGGGCCGCCTGCAAGAAAACTTAAACTACGATGATAAACTAACCAACCGGTTGGAAAACGAGGTGATCAACAGCCTCTCGTTAACCCGCGGGATGGTGCAAAAAGGAGAGCTGATTGTTGCCAAAGGCTCGGTAATTAACCAGGATATTTATCAAAAGCTCGAATCCTTCAGGCAGGCCTTTGAGGATAATGTGCGCGTATCGGGCAACCCGCGTTTGGTACTATTGGGGCAGGTGCTGCTGGTATCCATCGTTATTGCCCTGCTCATGGTTTTTCTGTACCTGTTCCGCAAGGATATTTATCACGATAACCGGCTGGTGAGTTTAATATTACTGGTAGTAACGGCCATGCTGGCAACCCTGTCATGGTCAATCAGGGTGCAATTGCCCAACCTGTATTATATACCTTATTGCATTGTGCCCATTATCATCCGCATATTGTTTGATACCAGGCTGGCGCTTAATATCCATTTGCTGGTGGTGCTCATAGCCGGCTTTTTTGTGCCCAACAGCTTTGAGTTTGCCTATTACGAAATTACTGCCGGTATGGTGGCCATTTACAGCATCAAAAACCTCATCAGGCGCGAGCAGTTTTTAATTTCGGCCCTCATCATTGTATCTAACTACCTGGTTGCATTCTTGGGGATCTCGTTTATCCGCGAAGGCAGTATTTCGAGTATCGACTGGATGGATTTTTTGCCTTTTGTAGTCAGCGTATTGTTAACCCTGCTGGCCTATCCGCTCATTTATGCCTTCGAAAAGGTGTTTGGCCTTACATCAGATATTACTCTTATCGAACTGACCAATACCAACGCCCCTTTATTGCGCAAATTAGCCTTCACAGCACCCGGAACGTTTCAGCACTCGTTACAGGTAGCCAACCTTGCCGAAAGTGCCATATACAGCATTGGCGGCAATGCCTTGCTGGTTAGGGCAGGGGCACTGTATCATGATATTGGAAAGATGGAGAACCCGCTCTATTTTATTGAGAACCAAAACTCGGGTTTTAACCCTCACGATAAGTTGCCTTACCAGGAAAGCGCCCAGCTCATCATCAGGCATGTGAGCAAAGGGGTTGAACTGGCCCGCAAAGAAAACATCCCCGAAATTGTGATCGATTTTATTCGCACGCACCATGGCAATACCCGGGTAGACTATTTTTACCAGTCGTATTTGAAAAATTTTCCCGAAAAAATCATCGACGAGAATACTTTTCGCTATCCCGGACCCATCCCATTCTCAAAAGAAACCGGTGTTTTGATGCTGGCCGACTCCGTTGAGGCCGCTTCGCGCTCCCTGCACGAGCCAAACGCGCAAGCCATAGATGCACTGGTTGACCGCATTGTTGAATATAAACTGGATCAGGAACAGCTGAAAGACAGTGATATAACTTTAAAGGACATTGAAACCGTTAAAATGATATTCAAGAAAATGCTGATGAGCATTTACCATGTTAGAATAGATTATCAGAATAACTGA
- a CDS encoding Arm DNA-binding domain-containing protein — protein MKTNFSLLFYLKKPKNHQNGTVPIYLRITVNGRRAETTTSRESKPDQWNSIGGRFKGTKEEVKSFNAYLDNLQAQVYAAHGQLTEAGSIITAES, from the coding sequence ATGAAAACTAATTTCAGCTTGCTTTTTTATTTAAAGAAGCCAAAAAATCATCAAAACGGTACTGTCCCTATTTATTTACGCATTACCGTAAACGGCAGACGTGCAGAAACTACTACGAGCCGCGAAAGCAAGCCCGACCAATGGAATAGTATAGGCGGGAGATTTAAAGGCACTAAGGAAGAGGTAAAGTCCTTTAACGCCTACCTCGACAACCTGCAAGCACAGGTGTATGCAGCGCATGGCCAATTAACCGAAGCAGGTAGTATAATTACTGCTGAAAGTTAA
- a CDS encoding site-specific integrase translates to MAALIGNGYASGTLTCFETTLKHTQGLLAWKYQLSDIDIKKIDHDFITSYEFYLRSEKKCGNNSAVKYIKNFKKIIRVCLASGWVTHDPFVNYKENMKIVDRVFLNKEKLQAMADKTFSTQRLNQVRDIFLFSCFTGLAYANVYKLKRTEIIQGIDGEMWIYTKRKKTDTPSHIPLLPSALSLLNKYTDHPACSNSGKALPVSTNQKMNAYLKEIADVCGINKELTYHIACHTFATTVTLSNGVPIETVSKMLGHSNIKTTQHYAKILDLKVSQYMALLRKKFAND, encoded by the coding sequence ATGGCTGCGCTAATAGGAAACGGATATGCTTCGGGTACGCTTACCTGTTTTGAAACAACGCTAAAACATACCCAGGGCTTATTAGCATGGAAATATCAATTAAGCGATATTGATATTAAAAAGATAGATCACGACTTTATTACCAGTTATGAATTTTACCTGCGGTCGGAAAAAAAGTGCGGAAATAACTCTGCGGTGAAATACATTAAGAATTTTAAAAAGATCATTCGTGTATGTTTAGCAAGCGGTTGGGTAACCCACGACCCGTTTGTAAATTACAAGGAAAACATGAAAATAGTTGACCGTGTATTTCTCAATAAAGAAAAATTACAAGCTATGGCCGACAAAACGTTTTCGACTCAACGGCTTAACCAGGTGAGGGATATTTTTTTATTTAGCTGTTTTACAGGATTAGCTTATGCAAATGTTTACAAGTTGAAAAGAACAGAAATTATACAAGGCATTGACGGGGAAATGTGGATATATACGAAACGAAAAAAGACCGATACCCCAAGCCACATACCATTATTACCATCAGCTTTAAGTTTGCTGAATAAATACACCGATCATCCGGCTTGTTCAAATTCTGGTAAAGCCCTGCCGGTAAGTACCAATCAAAAAATGAATGCCTACTTAAAAGAGATTGCAGACGTTTGCGGTATTAACAAAGAGTTGACTTACCATATAGCCTGCCATACGTTTGCAACAACGGTTACATTATCAAACGGTGTCCCTATTGAAACGGTTAGTAAAATGCTCGGGCATTCCAATATTAAAACCACCCAGCATTATGCGAAGATTTTAGATTTAAAAGTTAGCCAGTACATGGCTTTGCTAAGGAAAAAATTTGCTAATGACTAA
- the adhP gene encoding alcohol dehydrogenase AdhP codes for MIPKTMKAAVIHGFGQPLHIEEMPVKEPGENQVLVKVIACGVCHTDLHACQGDWPAKPKIPLIPGHEAVGYVVALGAGVKQIKEGDIVGVPWLYSACGHCDYCYTGWETLCETQQNGGYSVDGGFAEYVVADAGYVAHFPVNINFTEMAPIICAGVTVYKGLKQTDAKSGEWVAVSGIGGLGHLAVQYAKAMGFHVAAIDIADDKLALAKNLGADLVVNAKEYDPGKFLKKETGGMHGVLVTAPSPVAFKQGLSALRRKGVLSLNGLPAGSFDLSIFDTVINGTTIRGSIVGTRKDMEEAISFALEGKVKATVHAAKLEDINTIFDDMKKGDISGRIVLEIAKPS; via the coding sequence ATGATCCCTAAAACAATGAAAGCTGCCGTTATTCATGGATTTGGACAGCCTTTACATATTGAAGAAATGCCGGTTAAAGAGCCGGGCGAAAACCAGGTACTTGTTAAAGTGATAGCGTGTGGTGTTTGCCATACCGATCTGCACGCCTGCCAGGGCGATTGGCCGGCAAAACCAAAAATACCGTTAATCCCAGGTCATGAGGCCGTTGGATACGTAGTCGCTTTAGGTGCGGGCGTTAAGCAAATTAAGGAAGGCGATATTGTAGGCGTGCCGTGGTTATACAGCGCCTGCGGGCATTGTGATTATTGTTATACCGGATGGGAAACGCTTTGCGAAACCCAGCAAAACGGGGGATACAGTGTAGACGGAGGCTTCGCCGAATATGTGGTTGCCGATGCCGGTTATGTAGCCCATTTTCCTGTAAATATCAATTTTACCGAAATGGCGCCTATCATTTGTGCCGGTGTAACGGTGTACAAAGGTTTAAAACAAACCGACGCAAAATCAGGAGAATGGGTAGCTGTATCGGGAATTGGCGGCTTGGGCCATCTGGCCGTTCAATATGCCAAGGCTATGGGCTTCCACGTTGCAGCCATTGATATTGCCGATGATAAACTGGCACTGGCAAAAAATCTGGGTGCCGACCTGGTTGTGAATGCGAAAGAATACGATCCGGGTAAGTTTCTGAAAAAAGAGACTGGCGGTATGCACGGTGTGCTGGTCACCGCGCCTTCGCCTGTCGCGTTTAAACAAGGGCTGTCAGCACTAAGGCGCAAGGGTGTCCTCTCCTTAAATGGTTTACCTGCCGGAAGTTTTGACCTCTCCATTTTTGATACCGTGATCAACGGTACTACCATTCGCGGTTCCATCGTAGGTACCCGAAAAGATATGGAAGAAGCTATTTCATTTGCTTTAGAGGGTAAGGTGAAGGCAACCGTTCACGCTGCCAAACTGGAAGACATCAATACCATATTCGACGATATGAAAAAGGGCGACATCAGCGGCAGGATTGTATTGGAGATCGCCAAGCCATCATAA
- the fumC gene encoding class II fumarate hydratase, translating into MKFRTEHDTMGDVQVPADKYWGAQTERSRNNFKIGPKASMPQEIIYAFANLKKAAAYANAELGVLSVEKRDLIALVCDEVLAGKLDDQFPLVIWQTGSGTHSNMNLNEVISNRVNVMQGKKIGEGKPFIHPNDDANKSQSSNDTFPTAMHIAAYKMLTDVTIPGVEKLRDALKAKAVEFKAVVKIGRTHMMDATPLTLGQEISGYVSQLDHGLKALRNTMDHLAELALGGSAVGTGMNTPKGYDVKVAGYIAKFTGLPLRTAENKFEALSAHDAIVESHGALKQIAVSLMMIANNIRLLASGPRTGIGELHLPENEPGSSIMPGKVNPTQNEAVTMVAAQVMGNDVAISVAGSNGQFQLNVMKPVMAVNYLQSAQLIGDACISFSDHCATGIKPNYEGIKNHLENSLMLVTALNPHIGYENAAKISKLALKENKSLREAAVELKLLTTEQFDEWVKPEEMIGTLK; encoded by the coding sequence GTGAAATTCAGGACGGAACACGATACCATGGGTGACGTTCAGGTTCCGGCAGATAAGTACTGGGGTGCACAAACAGAACGCTCCCGTAATAATTTCAAAATCGGCCCGAAAGCTTCCATGCCCCAAGAGATTATATACGCGTTTGCAAACCTTAAAAAAGCCGCTGCATATGCCAATGCCGAACTTGGTGTGCTTTCTGTTGAAAAGAGAGACCTGATTGCCCTGGTATGCGACGAAGTTCTCGCAGGAAAGCTGGATGACCAGTTTCCGCTTGTTATTTGGCAAACAGGCTCAGGAACGCATTCCAACATGAATTTGAATGAGGTGATCTCCAACCGGGTAAACGTTATGCAGGGTAAAAAAATCGGTGAGGGCAAGCCTTTTATTCACCCCAATGATGATGCTAATAAATCGCAATCGTCTAATGATACCTTTCCTACCGCTATGCATATCGCTGCCTATAAAATGCTTACAGATGTAACCATTCCCGGAGTTGAAAAGTTAAGGGATGCACTTAAGGCTAAAGCTGTCGAATTTAAAGCGGTTGTAAAAATAGGACGTACCCACATGATGGATGCTACACCCTTAACGCTTGGGCAGGAGATATCAGGCTATGTATCCCAGCTCGACCATGGGCTAAAGGCGTTACGAAATACGATGGATCACCTTGCCGAACTGGCACTTGGCGGTTCTGCTGTAGGCACCGGGATGAACACGCCAAAAGGCTACGACGTAAAAGTTGCTGGTTATATAGCCAAATTTACCGGATTGCCTTTGCGCACGGCGGAAAATAAGTTTGAAGCGCTTTCTGCCCACGATGCCATTGTGGAAAGCCACGGAGCTTTGAAGCAAATTGCCGTTTCCCTAATGATGATTGCCAACAATATCAGGCTGCTGGCTTCAGGCCCCCGAACAGGAATAGGCGAACTGCATTTGCCTGAAAATGAACCTGGTTCGTCGATAATGCCAGGTAAAGTAAATCCTACACAAAATGAAGCTGTTACCATGGTAGCGGCACAGGTTATGGGTAATGACGTGGCTATTTCAGTTGCCGGCTCAAACGGCCAGTTTCAGCTAAATGTAATGAAGCCGGTGATGGCGGTAAACTATCTGCAATCGGCACAGCTGATCGGCGATGCCTGCATTTCCTTTAGCGACCATTGTGCCACTGGTATTAAACCCAATTACGAAGGGATAAAGAACCACCTCGAAAACTCACTGATGCTGGTTACGGCACTGAATCCACATATCGGTTATGAAAACGCAGCCAAGATTTCCAAGCTTGCATTAAAGGAAAACAAATCCTTAAGGGAAGCAGCTGTTGAACTCAAATTGCTGACCACCGAGCAGTTTGACGAATGGGTAAAACCGGAAGAAATGATTGGTACATTGAAATAA
- a CDS encoding porin, with amino-acid sequence MKQALPILIGSIIFLQGLSAYGQQKDTVKIKQDTIVSNYSTYKRSITFSGLLQTRYIASLSSNVDVNGANFNAASASKISNNFLLKRARFIVTGNVNDHFSANLMMDLAEFNGNAANKVLDNAYIKYSLSKHFNIEAGQFRPFFGIEDAVANDIIRTLDYSNQYYAFGASGWQSFQVGIAILGTITNEGQLPLKYYVGAYNGNNRNVANDNDNTKNFYARLEVSPAKNLILGINGASGSLGNGTGYAWGGDIQNRLDLSSKWQLTLNGEFKTGNNFALFNTYTLKPSLSQVMMQGFYVFPIIRYNYGRKRVRAVEFSSRYEYFNQSYKLNSNPEQTIIPNVTLIFADDFYAALQLGVSIDMYQKDIPLTTTYTHNLAYVQFQVRF; translated from the coding sequence ATGAAGCAAGCATTACCGATACTGATAGGATCGATTATTTTTTTACAAGGGCTGTCGGCTTATGGACAGCAAAAAGACACCGTTAAAATCAAGCAGGATACCATTGTTTCCAACTACTCCACCTATAAGCGGTCAATCACATTTTCGGGCCTTCTACAAACACGGTATATAGCATCGCTCAGCTCAAATGTAGATGTGAATGGCGCCAACTTTAACGCAGCCTCTGCAAGTAAAATCAGCAATAATTTTTTGCTGAAGCGGGCTCGTTTTATCGTTACAGGTAATGTAAACGATCATTTTTCTGCTAACCTGATGATGGACCTCGCCGAATTTAATGGCAACGCGGCGAATAAGGTGCTCGATAATGCTTATATCAAATACTCGCTAAGCAAACATTTTAACATTGAAGCAGGCCAGTTCCGGCCATTTTTTGGGATTGAAGATGCCGTAGCCAACGATATCATCAGAACGCTTGATTATTCAAACCAGTATTATGCATTCGGCGCAAGCGGCTGGCAAAGTTTCCAGGTGGGAATAGCCATATTAGGAACCATAACTAACGAAGGGCAACTACCTCTTAAATATTACGTCGGGGCCTATAACGGTAACAACAGGAATGTGGCCAATGATAACGATAACACGAAGAATTTTTATGCGAGGCTGGAAGTCAGTCCTGCAAAAAATTTGATACTGGGCATAAATGGGGCATCAGGCAGCCTGGGGAATGGTACTGGCTACGCTTGGGGCGGCGATATTCAGAACAGGCTCGATCTCAGCAGCAAATGGCAGCTTACCTTAAACGGAGAATTTAAAACCGGCAATAATTTCGCTCTGTTCAATACTTACACATTAAAACCAAGTCTAAGCCAGGTAATGATGCAGGGCTTTTACGTCTTTCCTATTATACGCTATAATTATGGGCGTAAACGGGTAAGGGCTGTCGAATTCTCTTCCAGATATGAGTATTTTAACCAGAGTTATAAGCTCAACAGTAACCCCGAGCAAACCATCATCCCTAACGTAACACTCATTTTTGCGGACGACTTTTATGCTGCTCTGCAATTAGGCGTGTCGATAGATATGTATCAAAAAGATATTCCCTTAACCACTACCTACACGCATAACCTGGCTTACGTACAATTCCAGGTTCGCTTTTAA
- a CDS encoding anion permease — protein sequence MKDINLKTLAITLAVGLVIWFIPVPEGLKPNAWHLLAIFVATIVGIILKAAPMGTMAMLGITVCAATEVLAPGDPTKSIVNALSGFGNSTIWLIGLAFFIARGFIKTGLGTRLAYNFIRLFGKSTLGLAYGLNTADLILAPAIPSNTARAGGVIFPIMKSVAVNMGSIPDKPETHRKIGAFLTLSSYNANMITSVMFLTATASNPMAQKFAGDLGIKITWGSWATAACVPGIVCFLLVPIFLYKFYPPELKQTPEAPAIAAAELKKMGPVSTQEWLMVATFIILLGLWIFGNLISIDATTGALIGLCILLLAGVLTWDDVKSEKGAWDTIVWFSSLVMMGSYLNSLGLIGWFGHIVGGEMKQLSWQLAFPLIIIVYSYCHYMFASATAQCAAMFSVFLTVGIAVGIPGTMLAIFLGACATLMGSLTHYAHGPAPIFFGSTYVDMKDWWKQGFFMSVLFLGVWFVVGGVWWKVIGLW from the coding sequence ATGAAAGACATTAACTTAAAAACACTGGCAATAACACTCGCAGTAGGCCTTGTTATCTGGTTCATACCTGTGCCTGAAGGCTTGAAGCCGAATGCCTGGCATTTACTCGCTATTTTTGTAGCCACCATTGTAGGCATTATTTTAAAAGCTGCCCCAATGGGCACGATGGCCATGCTGGGTATCACGGTATGTGCGGCTACCGAAGTACTGGCGCCGGGCGATCCCACAAAATCCATTGTAAACGCATTGAGCGGTTTTGGCAATTCCACTATCTGGCTCATCGGGCTGGCTTTTTTTATAGCGCGGGGATTTATAAAAACCGGGCTGGGTACCAGGCTTGCCTATAACTTTATCAGGCTCTTTGGTAAAAGTACGCTGGGGTTAGCTTATGGTTTGAATACTGCCGATTTGATACTGGCCCCGGCAATTCCAAGCAACACTGCAAGAGCCGGAGGTGTTATTTTTCCGATTATGAAGTCGGTTGCTGTTAATATGGGATCGATCCCTGACAAGCCGGAAACGCACCGTAAGATAGGCGCTTTTTTAACCCTCAGCAGCTATAATGCCAACATGATTACTTCGGTTATGTTTTTAACGGCCACGGCAAGTAACCCTATGGCCCAAAAGTTTGCAGGCGACCTGGGTATAAAAATTACCTGGGGAAGCTGGGCGACGGCTGCCTGTGTACCTGGCATTGTTTGTTTCTTACTGGTGCCTATATTCCTTTACAAATTTTATCCGCCTGAGCTGAAACAAACGCCCGAAGCTCCGGCTATAGCTGCGGCGGAGTTAAAAAAAATGGGACCGGTTTCTACGCAGGAATGGTTAATGGTGGCCACTTTTATCATCCTGTTGGGTTTATGGATCTTCGGCAATTTGATCTCTATAGATGCAACTACCGGCGCATTGATCGGGCTGTGTATTTTATTGCTGGCCGGGGTATTGACCTGGGATGATGTTAAATCCGAAAAAGGTGCGTGGGACACCATTGTATGGTTCTCATCATTGGTGATGATGGGTTCTTATCTGAACTCATTGGGGCTTATCGGCTGGTTTGGACATATAGTAGGCGGAGAAATGAAGCAGCTGAGCTGGCAATTGGCTTTCCCGCTGATCATTATCGTTTATTCTTATTGTCACTACATGTTTGCCAGTGCTACTGCGCAGTGCGCCGCTATGTTCTCCGTCTTTTTAACTGTAGGAATCGCAGTAGGCATTCCGGGCACTATGCTCGCTATTTTCCTTGGAGCCTGCGCAACTTTAATGGGGTCGTTAACACATTATGCCCACGGCCCGGCACCCATATTTTTCGGGAGCACCTACGTGGATATGAAAGACTGGTGGAAACAAGGTTTTTTTATGAGCGTACTGTTTCTGGGTGTTTGGTTTGTGGTTGGCGGTGTTTGGTGGAAAGTGATCGGCTTATGGTAG
- a CDS encoding succinate dehydrogenase cytochrome b subunit, whose protein sequence is MKTTTLKYKLVMSLTGLFLCFFLIIHLLGNLQLLLPAAQAKLQFNWYSNLLAGNMLIKIISWVLLASIIAHAVYALLITRHNTKANGTKYVYDKRDAASKWNSRNMGLLGTIILLFLVIHFKDFWYQYDFKELPLDSASNKDMYTVVVETFRQWWYVLIYEAAFIALGFHLLHGFFSAARTLGLYHPKYAKWVNVLGWVYTAFITLGFMFIPLYIYFK, encoded by the coding sequence ATGAAAACAACAACGCTTAAATACAAACTGGTTATGTCCCTAACGGGATTGTTCCTTTGCTTTTTTCTCATCATTCACCTGTTAGGCAATTTGCAGCTGCTGTTGCCCGCGGCGCAGGCCAAATTACAGTTTAACTGGTACTCTAACCTGCTGGCGGGTAATATGCTGATCAAAATCATTTCCTGGGTTTTGCTGGCATCCATCATCGCCCATGCGGTTTACGCTTTGCTTATCACCCGCCACAATACAAAAGCAAACGGAACAAAATATGTGTACGATAAGCGCGATGCAGCCAGCAAATGGAACAGCCGAAATATGGGGCTGTTGGGCACGATTATCCTTTTGTTCTTGGTGATCCATTTTAAGGATTTCTGGTATCAGTATGATTTTAAAGAGCTCCCGCTGGATTCGGCAAGCAACAAAGATATGTACACCGTGGTGGTAGAAACCTTCCGGCAATGGTGGTATGTACTAATCTACGAAGCGGCTTTTATTGCACTGGGTTTCCACTTGTTGCACGGCTTTTTCAGCGCGGCACGAACACTTGGCTTATATCACCCTAAATATGCCAAATGGGTTAATGTGCTCGGCTGGGTTTACACCGCATTTATCACCTTGGGCTTTATGTTTATCCCTTTATACATCTACTTTAAATAA
- a CDS encoding fumarate reductase/succinate dehydrogenase flavoprotein subunit produces MVDARIPAGELADKWNNYKKDSKLVSPGNRKKLDVIVVGTGLAGASCAASLADLGYKVKTFCFQDSSRRAHSVAAQGGINAAKDYKNDGDSIFRMFKDTIKGGDFRSREANVYRLAECSASVIDQAVAQGVPFAREYGGYLATRSFGGVQVSRTFYARGQTGQQLLLGTYQALMRQVGAGKVTCATRHEMLDLVVVDGKAKGIIVRDLQTGAIERHAANAVVLATGGYGKVYNLSTLAMGCNSSAIWRAHKKGAYMSGVSWIQFHPTCLPQSGEHQSKLTLMSESLRNDARIWVPLKAGDERKPNDIPEAERDYYLERRYPAFGNLSPRDIASRAAKERIDAGCGVGPMKNAVYLDMLKAIKEQGKDKITEKYGNLFGMYEKIIGINAYQEPMQISPAAHFTMGGLWVDYELMTTIPGLFALGEANFSDHGANRLGANSLLQSSVDGYFIAPLTIPNYLSDELKAPKIGTDHPAFDEAEKHVREQLQLFLKAKGTLSVDYFHKELGKLLYDKCGLSRSKKSLEEAITAIKELKQKFSTELKITGDDKINSELEKAGRVSDYLELGELMCYDALEREESCGAHFREEYQTKDGEALRNDDDFCFVSAWEWKGKDIPQELHKEPLVFEAVELTVRSYK; encoded by the coding sequence ATGGTTGACGCAAGAATTCCGGCCGGCGAACTGGCTGATAAATGGAATAATTATAAAAAAGATTCAAAGCTGGTAAGCCCGGGTAACCGGAAAAAGCTGGATGTTATTGTGGTGGGTACGGGGCTTGCCGGTGCCTCATGCGCGGCATCGCTGGCTGATCTGGGCTACAAAGTCAAAACCTTTTGTTTCCAGGATTCCAGCCGCAGGGCACACTCCGTGGCCGCACAGGGTGGTATCAATGCTGCCAAGGATTATAAAAATGATGGCGACAGTATATTCCGGATGTTTAAGGACACCATCAAAGGCGGAGATTTCCGTTCCAGGGAGGCTAATGTTTACCGTTTGGCCGAATGTTCTGCCAGCGTGATCGATCAGGCTGTGGCACAGGGCGTACCTTTTGCCAGGGAGTATGGTGGTTATCTGGCTACCAGATCCTTTGGTGGTGTGCAGGTATCACGTACTTTTTATGCACGGGGCCAAACCGGGCAACAGTTATTATTAGGCACTTACCAGGCTTTAATGCGTCAAGTTGGTGCCGGCAAAGTAACGTGCGCAACCCGCCATGAAATGCTTGACCTTGTTGTTGTAGACGGTAAAGCAAAAGGAATAATTGTAAGGGATTTGCAAACAGGTGCTATTGAGCGGCATGCCGCCAACGCGGTGGTATTGGCTACCGGCGGTTATGGCAAAGTTTATAACCTGTCAACACTGGCAATGGGCTGCAACAGTTCGGCTATCTGGCGCGCACATAAAAAGGGAGCTTACATGTCGGGGGTAAGCTGGATACAATTTCACCCAACCTGCCTGCCGCAATCGGGGGAGCATCAGTCAAAACTTACCTTAATGTCTGAGTCATTAAGAAATGATGCCCGTATTTGGGTGCCTTTAAAAGCAGGGGATGAGCGGAAGCCCAATGACATACCCGAGGCTGAAAGAGATTATTACCTGGAAAGGCGTTATCCGGCGTTCGGCAATCTATCTCCGAGAGATATTGCATCAAGAGCAGCAAAGGAACGTATAGATGCAGGCTGCGGAGTAGGCCCGATGAAAAACGCCGTATACCTTGATATGCTGAAAGCGATAAAAGAACAAGGCAAAGATAAGATAACGGAGAAGTACGGCAATCTGTTCGGGATGTATGAAAAGATTATAGGGATAAATGCCTATCAGGAACCGATGCAAATTTCACCTGCGGCCCATTTTACCATGGGCGGGCTGTGGGTTGATTATGAATTGATGACCACCATTCCAGGTCTGTTTGCCCTGGGTGAAGCCAATTTTTCGGATCACGGAGCCAACAGGCTGGGCGCAAACTCATTGCTGCAATCATCCGTTGACGGCTATTTCATCGCACCATTAACCATTCCAAATTACCTTTCTGATGAATTGAAAGCACCAAAGATCGGAACGGACCATCCGGCTTTTGACGAAGCGGAAAAGCACGTGCGCGAACAATTGCAGCTATTTCTGAAAGCTAAAGGCACCTTGTCCGTGGATTACTTCCACAAAGAACTTGGAAAATTGCTTTACGATAAATGTGGTTTATCCCGGAGCAAAAAAAGCCTGGAAGAAGCCATTACCGCTATTAAAGAGCTGAAGCAAAAATTCAGCACGGAGCTTAAGATTACCGGTGACGATAAGATAAATAGTGAACTGGAAAAAGCAGGACGCGTGTCGGACTATCTGGAATTGGGCGAACTGATGTGTTATGACGCGCTTGAACGGGAAGAATCATGCGGAGCACATTTCAGGGAAGAATACCAGACCAAAGACGGCGAAGCTTTACGCAACGACGACGATTTTTGCTTTGTATCCGCCTGGGAATGGAAAGGTAAGGATATACCACAGGAACTGCATAAAGAACCACTGGTGTTTGAAGCAGTAGAACTTACCGTAAGAAGTTATAAATAG